Proteins found in one Sphaeramia orbicularis chromosome 8, fSphaOr1.1, whole genome shotgun sequence genomic segment:
- the LOC115423788 gene encoding alpha-N-acetylgalactosaminide alpha-2,6-sialyltransferase 2-like isoform X1, which produces MKSSLRWMILLMCSLAVFISCVFMGCFSSSEQTVEGSTELTWTKKTTEEEQGFPPLEACPLRSAVQSDVLLRSRFRFSVPVLQWVQSFSASSLTKLNQRAPPYGWKGLPVDDVRSTLLLLNSPHLFTRTSPERCVRCAVVGNGGILRGSKKGKEIDDHDFVFRMNGAMIKGFEEDVGTKTSFYGFTTNTLKNALILYRRDGFTRIPQNPSITYVFIPSNLRDYLMISAAIKGRPVASGRDKGDKPWMYFGHKPSQNFKILHPEFISYVTDSFFSSPLLHNIRTKHLYMPSTGALMLMTALHTCDQVSAYGFITKDFASYSDHYFDSVKKPLQFFANHDMKMELRVWASLHDRKVLTLYQGQT; this is translated from the exons ATGAAATCCAGCCTCAGATGGATGATTCTGCTCATGTGCAGCTTGGCCGTCtttatttcctgtgtttttatggGATGTTTCAGCAGCAG TGAACAGACAGTAGAGGGCAGCACTGAGCTGACATGGACGaagaaaaccacagaagaagagcaaGGG TTCCCGCCGTTGGAGGCGTGTCCTCTCAGGTCGGCGGTCCAGAGTGATGTCCTCCTCAGGTCTAGATTCAGGTTCTCGGTTCCAGTCCTGCAGTGGGTCCAGAGTTTCTCTGCATCGTCCTTGACGAAGTTGAACCAACGGGCGCCGCCATATGGTTGGAAAGGACTTCCTGTTGACG ACGTCCgatccaccctcctcctcctcaacagTCCTCACCTGTTCACCCGTACCTCACCTGAGCGATGCGTTCGCTGCGCCGTGGTTGGAAACGGGGGAATCCTGCGAGGCTCAAAAAAGGGCAAAGAGATCGACGACCACGACTTCGTCTTCAG GATGAACGGAGCAATGATCAAAGGCTTCGAGGAAGACGTGGGGACGAAGACCTCCTTCTACGGGTTCACCACCAACACCCTGAAGAATGCCCTGATCCTGTACCGGAGGGACGGGTTCACCAGGATTCCTCAGAACCCG TCGATCACATACGTCTTCATCCCGTCGAACCTCAGAGATTATCTGATGATTTCTGCTGCGATTAAAGGTCGACCCGTCGCCTCCGGACGAGACAAAGGAGACAA aCCTTGGATGTACTTTGGACACAAACCATCGCAGAACTTCAAGATTCTGCACCCAGAGTTCATTTCATATGTAACTGACAG TTTCTTTTCGTCTCCTCTGCTGCACAACATCAGAACCAAACACCTGTACATGCCCAGCACCGGAGCCCTGATGCTGATGACGGCCCTGCACACCTGTGACCAG GTGTCTGCGTATGGTTTCATCACTAAAGACTTCGCATCTTATTCCGATCATTACTTTGACTCGGTGAAGAAGCCACTACAATTCTTTGCAAACCACGACATGAAGATGGAACTACGAGTTTGGGCGTCGCTGCACGATCGCAAAGTCCTGACGTTGTATCAGGGACAGACATGA
- the LOC115423788 gene encoding alpha-N-acetylgalactosaminide alpha-2,6-sialyltransferase 2-like isoform X2 — protein sequence MKSSLRWMILLMCSLAVFISCVFMGCFSSSEQTVEGSTELTWTKKTTEEEQGFPPLEACPLRSAVQSDVLLRSRFRFSVPVLQWVQSFSASSLTKLNQRAPPYGWKGLPVDDVRSTLLLLNSPHLFTRTSPERCVRCAVVGNGGILRGSKKGKEIDDHDFVFRMNGAMIKGFEEDVGTKTSFYGFTTNTLKNALILYRRDGFTRIPQNPSITYVFIPSNLRDYLMISAAIKGRPVASGRDKGDKPWMYFGHKPSQNFKILHPEFISYVTDSMVLTRQ from the exons ATGAAATCCAGCCTCAGATGGATGATTCTGCTCATGTGCAGCTTGGCCGTCtttatttcctgtgtttttatggGATGTTTCAGCAGCAG TGAACAGACAGTAGAGGGCAGCACTGAGCTGACATGGACGaagaaaaccacagaagaagagcaaGGG TTCCCGCCGTTGGAGGCGTGTCCTCTCAGGTCGGCGGTCCAGAGTGATGTCCTCCTCAGGTCTAGATTCAGGTTCTCGGTTCCAGTCCTGCAGTGGGTCCAGAGTTTCTCTGCATCGTCCTTGACGAAGTTGAACCAACGGGCGCCGCCATATGGTTGGAAAGGACTTCCTGTTGACG ACGTCCgatccaccctcctcctcctcaacagTCCTCACCTGTTCACCCGTACCTCACCTGAGCGATGCGTTCGCTGCGCCGTGGTTGGAAACGGGGGAATCCTGCGAGGCTCAAAAAAGGGCAAAGAGATCGACGACCACGACTTCGTCTTCAG GATGAACGGAGCAATGATCAAAGGCTTCGAGGAAGACGTGGGGACGAAGACCTCCTTCTACGGGTTCACCACCAACACCCTGAAGAATGCCCTGATCCTGTACCGGAGGGACGGGTTCACCAGGATTCCTCAGAACCCG TCGATCACATACGTCTTCATCCCGTCGAACCTCAGAGATTATCTGATGATTTCTGCTGCGATTAAAGGTCGACCCGTCGCCTCCGGACGAGACAAAGGAGACAA aCCTTGGATGTACTTTGGACACAAACCATCGCAGAACTTCAAGATTCTGCACCCAGAGTTCATTTCATATGTAACTGACAG TATGGTTTTGACCAGACAATAG